From a single Ensifer adhaerens genomic region:
- a CDS encoding NitT/TauT family transport system ATP-binding protein, giving the protein MSAADAVGEHVPGKLEVKDVSRIFGPASKGFMALGPIELTVASGEFLCIVGPSGCGKSTLLRMFAGLDSPSTGSIAIRHEDRARPMTAMIFQQESVFPWLTVEENAAYGLKATRNWKGAESQERVDYFLEKTGLYSFRKFRPDQLSGGMKQRLSIARAFATNPEILLMDEPFAALDEQNKLLMQQELASLWEEFRSTVIFITHGLDEAVLLGDRVVVMSSAPGRLIHSMQIDLPRPRHSADIRRMPEFARYTSELWDILGQEVLEARRQETRRIERQGQ; this is encoded by the coding sequence ATGAGCGCGGCAGATGCAGTGGGCGAACATGTTCCCGGCAAGTTGGAAGTCAAGGATGTCAGCCGGATTTTCGGCCCCGCCTCCAAGGGCTTCATGGCGCTCGGTCCCATCGAACTGACCGTGGCTAGCGGGGAGTTTCTCTGCATCGTCGGGCCGAGCGGGTGCGGCAAGTCCACCCTTCTGCGCATGTTTGCCGGTCTCGATTCTCCATCGACCGGCAGCATTGCCATCCGCCATGAAGACAGGGCCCGGCCTATGACGGCCATGATCTTCCAGCAGGAATCCGTCTTTCCCTGGCTGACGGTCGAGGAAAACGCCGCCTACGGGCTGAAGGCGACGCGAAACTGGAAAGGGGCGGAAAGCCAGGAGCGTGTCGATTACTTTCTGGAGAAGACGGGACTTTATTCCTTCCGCAAGTTTCGTCCCGATCAGTTGTCGGGAGGGATGAAGCAGCGGCTTTCGATTGCCCGCGCCTTTGCCACCAATCCCGAGATCCTGCTGATGGACGAGCCTTTCGCGGCCCTTGATGAGCAGAACAAACTGCTCATGCAGCAGGAACTCGCCAGCCTCTGGGAAGAGTTCAGGTCGACCGTGATCTTCATCACCCACGGGCTGGACGAGGCGGTGCTGCTGGGCGACCGCGTGGTGGTCATGAGTTCGGCACCCGGCCGCCTCATCCACAGCATGCAAATCGACCTACCCAGGCCACGTCATTCGGCGGACATCAGGCGCATGCCGGAATTTGCGCGCTACACGAGCGAGCTCTGGGACATCCTCGGTCAGGAAGTGCTGGAAGCACGCCGACAGGAAACCAGGCGCATTGAGCGGCAGGGACAATAG
- a CDS encoding NitT/TauT family transport system permease protein has protein sequence MAAVELTTPTRSGKGSGLLGTLPLGIIFPVLLLCLWELAARSGLINVAFFPAPTTVLATAAAQMQTAQFWGDLAISLQRIAIGLVMGAIPGILVGLAMGLFRPVHEALNPLFAAVFPIPKIALLPLLLLIFGIGETSKYVVIAINVFFLMTLNTYAGVVGIPKIYFDVAKNLKASRLTTYLTVALPGALPGIFTGLRICMGTALILLVAVEFSTADSGVGYRIWWAWTVFWVDTMYVGFLIIAVLGLAFSYLLDILERLIVPWRQQRH, from the coding sequence ATGGCGGCAGTAGAATTAACGACGCCCACCCGGTCTGGAAAAGGCTCGGGCCTGCTCGGCACCCTTCCGCTCGGCATCATCTTTCCGGTGCTTCTCCTTTGCCTGTGGGAACTGGCAGCGCGGAGCGGGCTGATCAATGTTGCCTTTTTCCCGGCTCCGACGACGGTTCTCGCCACCGCGGCCGCGCAGATGCAGACGGCGCAATTCTGGGGCGACCTGGCGATCAGCCTGCAGCGCATCGCCATCGGCCTTGTCATGGGAGCCATACCCGGCATTCTGGTCGGCCTTGCCATGGGCCTCTTTCGTCCCGTCCACGAGGCGCTCAACCCGCTTTTCGCAGCCGTCTTTCCTATTCCGAAAATCGCGCTGCTGCCGCTGCTCCTGCTGATCTTCGGTATCGGCGAGACATCGAAATATGTCGTCATCGCCATCAATGTCTTCTTCCTGATGACGCTGAACACCTATGCGGGCGTGGTCGGCATCCCGAAAATCTATTTCGATGTTGCGAAAAACCTGAAGGCCTCCCGCCTGACGACCTATCTGACGGTCGCGCTTCCGGGGGCCTTGCCCGGCATTTTCACCGGTCTGCGCATATGCATGGGGACGGCGCTCATCCTGCTGGTGGCCGTGGAGTTTTCCACCGCCGATTCCGGCGTCGGCTATCGGATCTGGTGGGCCTGGACGGTCTTCTGGGTCGATACCATGTATGTCGGCTTTCTGATCATCGCCGTGCTGGGTCTGGCCTTCTCCTATCTCCTGGATATCCTCGAGAGACTGATCGTGCCTTGGCGGCAGCAGCGCCACTGA